From the genome of Vigna angularis cultivar LongXiaoDou No.4 chromosome 11, ASM1680809v1, whole genome shotgun sequence, one region includes:
- the LOC108333827 gene encoding ankyrin repeat-containing protein At5g02620-like: METPGVPAINTYKKKMVKQLTGKRDDTPLHSAARSGNLAVLKDSICGTNEVELHELLAKQNQDGETPLYVAAEYGYTDVVREIIHYYDLADAGIKARNGFDALHIAAKQGDLDVMKVLMESHPELSMTVDLSNTTALHTAAIQGHTEIVKFLLEAESSLATIARSNGKTALHSAARNGHVAVVKALLEKEPAIATRIDKKGQTALHMAVKGQKLEVVEELIKADPSSTNMVDTKGNTALHIATRKGRSKIVKLLLEQKETVTSAVNRSGETAIDTAEKTGNNDVKAILLEHGVQSARAIKPTKGTTATTARELKQTVSDIKHEVHHQLEHTRQTRKRVQGIAKRINKMHTEGLNNAINSTTVVAVLIATVAFAAIFTVPGQFVDNPHDIPPGMSLGEANIAPEPPFIIFFVFDSVALFISLAVVVVQTSVVVIESKAKKQMMAVINKLMWIACVLISVAFLALSFVVVGKEEKWLAIGVSIIGTTIMATTLGTMCYWVVRHRIEASNLRSIRKSSLQSRSNKSFTVSAFSDSELLNSEYYKKMYAI; the protein is encoded by the exons ATGGAGACACCAGGGGTGCCGGCAATAAACacctataagaaaaaaatggtaaaacAATTGACGGGAAAAAGGGACGATACACCTTTGCATTCTGCAGCAAGATCAGGGAATTTGGCTGTGCTGAAGGATTCCATTTGCGGAACTAATGAGGTTGAATTGCATGAATTATTGGCCAAGCAGAATCAAGATGGAGAAACTCCCCTTTATGTTGCTGCTGAATATGGTTACACTGATGTAGTTAGGGAGATCATTCATTATTATGATCTTGCTGATGCTGGAATTAAAGCTAGAAATGGTTTTGATGCATTGCATATTGCTGCCAAACAAGGGGATTTAG ATGTAATGAAGGTTCTGATGGAAAGTCATCCTGAGTTGTCAATGACTGTGGATCTATCCAACACCACAGCTTTGCACACAGCTGCAATACAAGGGCACACTGAGATAGTGAAGTTTCTATTGGAAGCAGAAAGTAGTCTGGCAACCATTGCTAGAAGTAATGGGAAAACAGCTCTGCATTCTGCTGCAAGAAATGGACATGTGGCTGTTGTGAAAGCACTTCTTGAGAAAGAGCCTGCGATTGCCACCAGAATCGATAAGAAGGGCCAGACAGCACTTCACATGGCAGTGAAGGGGCAGAAGCTTGAGGTGGTGGAAGAGTTGATAAAAGCAGACCCTTCATCAACGAACATGGTTGACACTAAGGGAAACACAGCATTGCATATAGCAACCAGGAAGGGCAGGAGTAAG ATTGTAAAGTTGCTTTTAGAACAGAAGGAAACGGTAACAAGTGCAGTGAATAGGTCTGGGGAAACAGCAATAGACACTGCGGAGAAAACGGGGAACAATGATGTGAAAGCCATTCTTCTTGAACATGGTGTTCAGAGTGCGAGGGCCATAAAGCCCACTAAGGGCACAACGGCTACTACAGCCCGTGAGTTGAAACAGACGGTGAGTGACATAAAGCACGAGGTCCACCACCAGTTGGAACACACACGCCAAACCAGAAAACGCGTCCAGGGCATTGCCAAACGTATTAACAAAATGCATACGGAAGGACTCAACAATGCAATAAACTCCACAACCGTGGTGGCAGTCCTAATTGCCACTGTGGCCTTTGCGGCTATTTTCACAGTCCCTGGCCAATTCGTTGATAACCCACATGACATTCCTCCAGGGATGTCCCTTGGGGAGGCAAACATAGCTCCAGAACCTcctttcataattttctttgtGTTTGATTCCGTTGCACTGTTTATCTCTTTGGCGGTGGTGGTGGTGCAGACCTCGGTTGTGGTTATAGAAAGCAAAGCAAAGAAGCAGATGATGGCAGTGATAAACAAGCTAATGTGGATTGCTTGTGTTCTCATTTCGGTGGCGTTCTTGGCGCTGTCATTTGTAGTGGTGGGGAAGGAAGAGAAGTGGCTGGCCATAGGAGTGTCCATTATAGGAACAACCATAATGGCTACGACCTTGGGGACTATGTGTTACTGGGTCGTTAGGCATCGCATCGAGGCCTCAAATTTGAGGAGCATTCGAAAATCTTCATTGCAAAGCAGGTCTAATAAGTCTTTTACAGTGTCAGCGTTCTCAGATTCTGAGCTATTAAACAGTGAGTATTATAAGAAAATGTATGCGATTTAG